The Bacillus sp. FJAT-27916 genomic interval TACGTTAAAGACGATCCAAAAGCAGCGTCCAACCTTATTTCCAGGAGCACCGACCATGTATATCGGGTTGCTGAACCATCCAGATATCGCTAAATATGATTTATCATCCATTGATGCCTGTATCAGCGGATCATCTGCCCTGCCAGTGGAAGTCCAAGAGGAATTTGAAAAGGTAACGGGCGGAAAGCTTGTCGAGGGATACGGACTAACAGAAACCTCTCCTGTTACTCATGCCAATCTTCTCTGGGATGGACCGCGCAAGAAGGGAAGCATTGGATTGCCATGGCCGAGCACAGATGTTGCCGTATTATCATCGGAGAATCATGAACCTCTTCCTGCTGGTGAAATCGGTGAAATTGCCATTAAAGGTCCTCAAGTGATGAAAGGATACTGGAATCGTCCGGATGAAACCGAAAGCGCTTTCTCAGGGGAGTGGCTGTTAACCGGTGATATGGGCTATATGGATGAGGAAGGCTACTTCTATGTGGTGGACCGGAAAAAAGATATTATTATAGCAGGCGGATTTAATATTTATCCTCGTGAGATTGAAGAAGTATTGTATGAGCATAAGGCTGTTCAAGAGGCTGTTGTAGCTGGTGTGCCAGATCCATACCGCGGTGAAACAGTCAAAGCTTATATTGTTTTAAAGGAAGGCAGTGAAGTGACCGAGCAAGAGTTGAATGAATACTGCCGTAAGCATTTGGCGGCATTTAAGGTGCCGCGTTTGTATGAATTCCGTGATGAACTTCCAAAGACAGCGATTGGGAAGATTCTGCGCCGTGCGCTTGTAGATGAAGAGAGACAAAAACTTGCCAATGACAAAAAAGAGGCATAAGCTAGAATTACTGGCTTTTTTCTTGACTTTCCTTCAATCCGCGACTAATATGAAATTATGAATGATGATTCATTCATTTTTGTCAGAGGAGGACGCAGGATGAAGAAGGACCGCCCAAAATACAAACAGATTATTGATGCAGCCGTCATCGTCATTGCCGAAAACGGCTACCATCAAGCACAAGTCTCCAAGATTGCAAAGCAAGCGGGCGTGGCAGATGGAACAATTTACTTATATTTCAAAAACAAAGAGGATATTTTGATTTCGATGTTTCAGGAGAAGCTCGGAGTCTTTATCTCCAATATTGATGAAGAAATGGCTCGGGTAACAAGTGCGAAGGAAAAGATGCTTGTCCTGATTAGCAAGCATTTCGAGATTCTATTTGAGGATAAGCATCTGGCCATTGTTACCCAGCTTGAATTAAGACAATCCAATAAAGAGATTAGGCACAAGATCAATGATGTCCTGAAAGGGTATTTGAAGCTTGTAGATTCCATCCTCGTTACTGGGGTCGAGCAAGGGGAGTTTCATCAAGACCTGGATATCCGCCTGGCTAGACATATGGTGTTTGGAACGCTGGATGAGATTGTCACCACTTGGGTGATGAATGAGCAGAAATATGATCTTGTGAAGCAGGCAAGGCCTGTACATGAGCTCATCATCAAGGGTCTTGGAGCTAAATCGTAAAGTAAAGGGGCAGATGGCTAGTATGAATACTTTACATTTGCACAAGGAGAATCAGGTGGCCTATGTGGCAATTAACAGGCCGCCTGCCAATGCCTTGGCATCAGAATTACTGCAGGATTTATCCTCTATGCTTGATACAATTGAGGAGCAGGACGATATTCGTACTGTAGTTTTACATGGGGAAGGAAGGTTTTTCTCAGCGGGTGCTGATATTAAAGAATTCACAACCGTGGAATCTGAAGAAGCATTTGCGCAGCTTTCAGCAAAAGGGCAAAAACTGTTTGAAAGAATCGAAACATTCAAAAAACCAGTAATTGCAGCTATACATGGAGCCGCGCTTGGCGGAGGATTAGAACTGGCTCTGTCCTGCCATTTACGCTATGTGACAGAAACGGCCAAGCTTGGCTTGCCAGAGCTTCAGCTTGGATTGATTCCGGGCTATGCCGGCACTCAACGATTGACGAGATTTGCAGGACCGGCGAAAGCGGCAGAGATGATGTTCACATCTGAACCGATTTCCGGTCTTGATGCTGTCGCCTGGGGGGTTGCCAACAAAGCGTTTAAGGAAGAAGAATTCATGGATTCCGTGAAGAAGCTTGCTGAAAAGATTGCGAACAAGAGTCCGATTGCGCTTGATAAGACCATTCAGCTGATCAATTATGGAAAGCATGAGCGGTATTATGAGGGTGTTAAAAAGGAAGCTGAGTATTTTGGCGAAATCTTTGGAACAGAGGATGCAAAAGAAGGTATAAGTGCATTTATCGAAAAACGTTCACCGATATTTAAAGGGAAATAAGAACCTAATATCGAATAATTTCATTAACAGCATCCTGACTGGATTTTCCAGGCAGGGAGTGAATATACATCAAGTTTGCTAGAATTAGATCTTCATATTTCATACGAACAAATAGGAGGGCCTTACATGAATATCTATGTGTTGTTGAAAAGAACATTTGATACAGAGGAGAAGATTTCTTTATCAAATGGCCGAATTCAGGAAGATGGCGCAGAATTTATCATTAATCCTTATGATGAATATGCGGTAGAGGAAGCTATTCAAGTGCGTGACGCACAAGGCGGCGAGGTAACCGTTGTAACGGTTGGCGGAGAAGATGCTGAGAAGGAGCTTCGCACAGCACTTGCTATGGGAGCAGATAAAGCAGTCCTGATCAACATTGAAGATGATGTTGAAGATGGTGACCAATATACAACAGCTAAGATTCTATCTGAATATTTGAAGGAACAAGATGCAGATTTAATCATCGGCGGTAACGTGGCCATCGACGGAGGTTCAGGACAGGTCGGCCCGCGTGTAGCTGGTTTGCTTGATATCCCTTATGTCACAACTGTCACGAAGCTTGAAATTGACGGAACTAATGTAACCGTTACCAAGGATGTTGAAGGAGATTCAGAGATCATTGAAACATCCCTGCCTTTATTAATTACGGCACAGCAAGGCTTGAACGAGCCGCGTTACCCTTCCCTGCCAGGGATCATGAAAGCGAAGAAAAAGCCGCTTGAAGAGCTGGAGCTTGATGATTTAGATCTTGAGGAGGACGATGTTGAAGCGAAAACGAAGAGCATCGAAATCTACCTGCCGCCTCAAAAAGAAGCAGGTAAAGTCCTTCAAGGCGATATTCCTGATCAAGTGAAAGAGCTTGTTCAATTGCTCCGTTCTGAAGCGAAAGTCATCTAATCATTTAAGGCAACGAACATAAAGGGAAAATAACGGGAGGTAAAATTATGTCCAGAAAAGTTATCGTTTTAGGAGAAACAAGAGATTCTTCTCTACGTAATGTATCCTTTGAAGCGGTCGCTGCAGCAAAGACAGTTTCTGAAGGCGGTGAAGTAATCGGCGTCGTATTCGGAGAATCAGTGGCTGAGGCCGGCAAAGAATTAATCCATTATGGTGCAGACCGCGTCATCGTAGTTGAGCATGCAGAGCTTAAACAATATTCCTCTGACGGCTATACACAAGCCTTAATGGCTGTCATTGACCAGGAGTCTCCTGAAGGAATCATTTTGGGACATACATCCTTAGGAAAGGATCTTGCCCCGCGTGTAGCCGGAAAATTAGGTTCTGGATTAATTTCCGATGCGATTGCGGTTGAACAAGCAGGCGGAAACATCGTTTTCACTCGCCCAATCTATTCCGGTAAGGCATTTGAAAAACGTGTTGTGACAGACGGTATCATCTTTGCTACGATCCGTCCTAACAATATCAATCCGCTTGAGCATGACGCGGGCCGTTCAGGGGATGTCCAATCCTTATCTGTGGATATTAAAGATTTGCGCACGGTTATTAAGGAAGTGTTGAGAAAGGCGACAGAGGGCGTGGATCTCTCTGAAGCGAAAGTGATCGTTGCAGGCGGACGCGGCGTGAAGAGTACAGAAGGCTTTGAGCCATTAAAGGAATTGGCTGATGTCCTCGGCGGTGCTGTCGGAGCTTCCCGCGGTGCATGTGATGCTGACTATTGCGATTATGCCCTGCAAATCGGACAAACTGGTAAAGTCGTAACACCGGATCTTTATATTGCTTGCGGAATCTCTGGAGCTATTCAGCATTTAGCTGGTATGTCTAACTCCAAGGTTATCGTGGCAATCAACAAGGATCCTGAAGCAAACATTTTCAAAGTAGCGGATTACGGAATCGTAGGCGACCTGTTCGAGGTTGTGCCGCTGTTAACGGAAGAGATTAAAGCATTGCTCGTTAAATCTTAATGGAAACCGAACGACCGGCTGATTGAGCCGGTCTTTTTTGTGGAAAACGGAAACATTTTCATGCGTGTGGATAATCGAGCAATACAGTAGCATCCTATAATAATCAGTGGTATACTCCACTTAGAGTTATACTTTATGTAGTTTTTAGGAGGTTAACAAATATGGCAATTTCTAACGTTACGGATCAAACATTTGTAACTGAAACAAGCGAAGGCTTGGTTTTAGCTGACTTTTGGGCTCCTTGGTGCGGACCTTGTAAAATGATTGCACCTGTTTTAGAAGAAATTGATGCAGAGCTTTCCGATAAAGTAAAAATCGTCAAATTAGACGTTGATGAGAACCAAGAAACAGCGGTTAAATTTGGTGTCATGAGCATCCCGACTCTTGTCCTTTTCAAAGACGGAGAAGTTGTGGATAAAGTGATTGGCTTCCAGCCAAAAGAAGCGCTTGTTAACTTAATCTCTAAACACGCTTAATAAGGATGGAAAGACTTCGGCGCAGCCGGGGTCTTTTTCTTATGAAAGACTCCTATCTAACGGTATATACTAAAGGTAACTCAATATTCTATTTGAAGATATACCAGGCTATGCCTGAATTACACGATAACCAGAGGGGGGAACCCTTTTTGAAGCAGCATATAAAGGATAAGCTGGCGCTTTTGCCCGACCAGCCGGGCTGTTATTTGATGAAGGACCGCCAAGGCGTCGTCATCTATGTCGGCAAGGCAAAAGTGCTGAAGAACAGGGTCCGATCGTATTTCACCGGCTCGCATGATGGAAAGACCCAGCGGCTGGTTGCAGAAATAGAGGACTTTGAATACATTGTCACAAGCTCCAATATGGAAGCCCTCATCCTAGAGATGAACCTCATTAAGAAATATGACCCGAAATACAACATCATGCTCAAGGATGATAAGAGCTTCCCATTCATTAAGATTACAGCTGAACGTCATCCGCGTCTCATTATTACCCGCAATGTAAAGAAAGATAAAGGGAAATATTTTGGTCCGTATCCGAACGTGTACGCCGCTAACGAAACGAAGAAGCTCCTAGACCGGCTATATCCTCTTCGTAAATGTACGACCTTGCCTTCAAAGGTATGTCTTTATTATCATATCGGCCAATGTCTGGCTCCATGCGAGAAGCCAGTAAAGGAAGAGACATACAAGGAAATGACAGAACAGATCACCCGTTTCCTAAATGGGGGCTTTAAGGATATTAAGAAGGAATTGCATGAGAATATGCTGAAGGCATCAGATGAGCTGGACTTCGAGCGTGCGAAGGAATATCGCGACCAAATCTCCCATATAGAAGCGACAATGGAGAAGCAGAAGGTTGAATTCAGTGATTTGGCAGACCGCGATGTTTTTGGCTACGCGGTTGATAAGGGCTGGATGTGCGTGCAAGTATTCTTTGTCCGCCAAGGGAAGCTGATAGAACGGGATGTATCCTTATTCCCATTCTATGATGACCCGGCAGAGGAATTGCTGACCTTCCTTGGACAATTCTATGAGCAGCCAAATCACTTTAAGCCTCAGGAGGTTCTCCTGACCAATGATGTTGACCTTGAGCTTGCTGAAGGGCTTCTTAATGTGAAGGTGACCCAGCCAAAGAGGGGCCAGAAAAAGGATTTGGTCAAGCTGGCCGTGAAGAATGCACGGATTGCCCTGCAGGAGAAATTCTCCTTGATTGAACGGGATGAGGAACGGACAATCAAGGCTGTAGAGAATCTTGGGGAAGCTATGGGAATCTATACGCCGCATCGTATCGAAGCTTTCGATAACTCTAATATTCAAGGTGTGGATCCTGTTTCAGCAATGATAACGTTTATTGATGGAAAACCAGCCCGTAATGAGTACAGAAAATATAAGATTAAGACTGTCCAAGGACCAAATGATTATGAATCCATGCGTGAGGTAGTTAGGAGGCGGTATGCACGTGTGCTGCGCGAGAATCTGCCGCTTCCTGATTTGATTATCGTTGATGGAGGGAAAGGGCATATCGAGGCTGTCCGCGAGGTAGTGGAGGATGAATATGGACTAGAGATTCCGGTTGCTGGGCTGGCGAAGGACGATAAACATCGGACCTCGCAATTGCTCTTTGGGAATCCGCTTCAAATTATCCCGCTCGGACGCACAAGTCAAGAATTCTACTTATTGCAGCGGATTCAGGATGAGGTCCACCGATTCGCGATAACCTTTCACCGCCAGACTAGAGGGAAATCCACCTTCCAATCCACGCTTGATGGCATTCCGGGCATTGGAGAGAAACGGAAAAAGCTTTTACTTAAGCACTTTGGATCCTTGAAGAAAATGAAAGAAGCCGAGTTGTCTGATTTCACTTCCCTCGGCATTCCAGAAGCAAGCGCTAAGGCATTGAAAGAAAAGCTGGATGAACAAAAATAAAACCCGCCAACAAAATGTTGGCGGTTTTTTCCCTTTCAAGTTACAGAAAATCCTTATTGTCTGTTTTTACAGTGAAATATACAATATTCGCTCTTTTTTTCTGTTCCTCATAGGCTTCTGATACAACTTTTTTCATGTTTTCAAGCTGGAAAGCTAAGAAACCTGCCTCCAATTGAAAATTAGCGTGCTCATTGATTGCATATCTTCTTTGAATCAATTCTCCTGATAATTCCCATTTCACTTCATCATTTGATTCCTTCACGACGCGGAGATTGCCCCAGCCTGCATCTCTAAAGAAAGCGATCGTCTCATCTATGGTTGAAAGCGGGAACCTTCTTCCTAGTTGTTTTCCAGCCCAGTAAAGCAGCTGAGGTCCCTCTTTTCCTAGTAAGTCATCTAATAGAAATTCTCTAATTAATTCATAGCCAAAAGCCGGTATTAATGGTCCATTTTCAATGGAAGGCGCATTTTCTTCGATTTTTTCTTCTTTTGCCATGGTCTCCCCTCTTTCTTACTAATATTATAGCTTTATATAGGGTGTCACTTGCAACACTAATTATTAATTTCCATCATCTGGCCCGTACATGTTGTTAGATTAGTATTAAACGACGCATTATTTTCCTTCTATAGGGATTATTGGAAATACGGTGTATCCGTTTTCTTGACGCTGTTCCATTGTTAGGAGTAAAATAAAACCGTCACATAGTTGTAAGAATATGTGGAATTTTATTTGTATTTTTACTATTAACCTATTTACTTAGCAAAAAATATGTCTATTGATAGGTTAATGGGAGAGATAATTGCAGCATATAGATGACCTGCGGCAATTATTTACGAATAGCCTGCACTGTAAAGATGCACACCAGCTATTCAGTGATTTTTTTTACATTAAGAGGGAGGGGTAAATCAATGGAGAGTCATCGCGAGTTTAACTATCGCAGGTTGCATTCTTTACTAGGGGTCTTGCCAGTGGGACTATTTTTGGTTCAGCATCTGGTCATTAACAATTTTGCAACCAGGGGGCCCGAAGCCTTTAACAAGGCAGCTGCATTTATGGAGGCATTGCCTTTTAGGACAGCGCTTGAAATCTTTATAATTGCATTGCCAATTCTTTACCATGCCGTATACGGAATCTATATTGCGTTTACTGCTAAATATTCAGTTGGCAGCTATAGCTACTTCCGTAACTGGATGTTTGCTCTGCAAAGGATTACAGGTATTATTACGGTCGTATTCATTGTTTGGCATGTATGGGAAACAAGGATTCAGGTTTTCTTTGGAGCTCATGTCAATGCCAATATGATGGTTGATATTTTATCTAATCCATTTATGGTCGTGTTCTATATGGTTGGTGTTTTATCAGCAATTTTCCACTTTTCTAATGGTTTATGGTCTTTTGCAGTAAGATGGGGACTTATTGTAACGCCAAAATCTCAACGGATTTTTACATATATCACTGTCGGTGTATTTGTAATCTTGGCTGTCATGTCTGTCCGTACACTGCTAGCGTTTATCAACATGGCTTAATCACGAATAAAGGAGCTTAGCAGTTTGACACCTGCAAGTTATATAAGGAGAGGGTCGGTTTATGAGTAAAGGGAATATAATCGTAGTCGGCGGTGGTCTAGCTGGTTTGATGGCTACCATCAAAATCGCTGAAGTTGGACATAAAGTAGAACTTTTTTCAGTCGTACCCGTCAAACGCTCCCACTCCGTTTGTGCGCAAGGCGGCATTAATGGTGCGGTAAATACGAAGGGTGAAGGGGATTCACCTTGGGAACACTTTGATGACACGGTTTATGGCGGAGACTTCTTGGCTAATCAGCCTCAAGTTAAAGCGATGTGTGATGCAGCACCGTCCATCATTCATATGTTCGACCGTATGGGGGTAATGTTTAACCGTACACCTGAAGGTTTGCTTGATTTCAGACGCTTCGGTGGTACGCAATATCATAGAACAGCATTTGCTGGGGCAACTACTGGCCAGCAATTATTATATGCACTAGATGAACAGGTTCGCCGATATGAAGTGGCAGGACTTGTTCAGAAATATGAAGGCTGGGAATTCCTAGGCGCCGTTCTTGACGATGAGAAGGTCTGCCGCGGAATCGTAGCCCAAAATCTTGTGTCTTCTGACATTCAAGCATTCCGTGCGGATGCCGTCATCATGGCAACAGGCGGACCTGGAATCATCTTCGGGAAATCAACGAATTCCATTATCAACACTGGATCTGCTGCGGCAATTGTCTATCAGCAGGGGGCAACCTATGCAAACGGAGAATTCATCCAAATTCACCCGACTGCCATTCCAGGAGATGATAAACTCCGCTTGATGAGTGAATCTGCCCGTGGTGAGGGTGGACGTATTTGGACATACAAAGACGGCAAACCTTGGTACTTCCTTGAGGAGAAATATCCTGCCTACGGAAACCTTGTACCTCGTGACATCGCGACGCGTGAGATTTTTGATGTGTGCGTCAATCAGAAGCTGGGTATCAACGGCGAGAACATGGTTTACTTGGATCTCTCCCATAAGGATCCGAAAGAGCTGGACATCAAGCTTGGCGGAATCATTGAAATTTATGAGAAATTTACAGGGGATGACCCACGCAAGCTTCCAATGAAAATCTTCCCGGCTGTTCACTATTCTATGGGCGGCTTGTGGATTGACATGGATCAAATGACTAATATCCCTGGTTTATTCGCTGCAGGAGAATGTGACTTTTCTCAGCACGGGGCAAACCGCTTAGGCGCTAACTCCCTGTTGTCAGCCATCTATGGCGGAAGTGTTGCAGGTCCAAGTGCGGTTCGTTATGTCAATGGACTAGAAAGAAGTGCAGATTCTCTGCCTGATTCTTTATATGATAACCATGTATTTGAGCAAACAGAGAAATGGAATCACATCCTTTCCATGAACGGCACAGAGAATGCCTATTCCCTTCATAAGGAATTAGGGGAATGGATGACGGATAATGTAACGGTTGTCCGCTACAATGATAAATTACAAGAAACAGATAATAAGATTCAAGAGCTATTGGAAAGATGGGAAAACAT includes:
- a CDS encoding TetR/AcrR family transcriptional regulator, whose product is MKKDRPKYKQIIDAAVIVIAENGYHQAQVSKIAKQAGVADGTIYLYFKNKEDILISMFQEKLGVFISNIDEEMARVTSAKEKMLVLISKHFEILFEDKHLAIVTQLELRQSNKEIRHKINDVLKGYLKLVDSILVTGVEQGEFHQDLDIRLARHMVFGTLDEIVTTWVMNEQKYDLVKQARPVHELIIKGLGAKS
- a CDS encoding enoyl-CoA hydratase, whose translation is MNTLHLHKENQVAYVAINRPPANALASELLQDLSSMLDTIEEQDDIRTVVLHGEGRFFSAGADIKEFTTVESEEAFAQLSAKGQKLFERIETFKKPVIAAIHGAALGGGLELALSCHLRYVTETAKLGLPELQLGLIPGYAGTQRLTRFAGPAKAAEMMFTSEPISGLDAVAWGVANKAFKEEEFMDSVKKLAEKIANKSPIALDKTIQLINYGKHERYYEGVKKEAEYFGEIFGTEDAKEGISAFIEKRSPIFKGK
- a CDS encoding electron transfer flavoprotein subunit beta/FixA family protein, producing the protein MNIYVLLKRTFDTEEKISLSNGRIQEDGAEFIINPYDEYAVEEAIQVRDAQGGEVTVVTVGGEDAEKELRTALAMGADKAVLINIEDDVEDGDQYTTAKILSEYLKEQDADLIIGGNVAIDGGSGQVGPRVAGLLDIPYVTTVTKLEIDGTNVTVTKDVEGDSEIIETSLPLLITAQQGLNEPRYPSLPGIMKAKKKPLEELELDDLDLEEDDVEAKTKSIEIYLPPQKEAGKVLQGDIPDQVKELVQLLRSEAKVI
- a CDS encoding electron transfer flavoprotein subunit alpha/FixB family protein; the encoded protein is MSRKVIVLGETRDSSLRNVSFEAVAAAKTVSEGGEVIGVVFGESVAEAGKELIHYGADRVIVVEHAELKQYSSDGYTQALMAVIDQESPEGIILGHTSLGKDLAPRVAGKLGSGLISDAIAVEQAGGNIVFTRPIYSGKAFEKRVVTDGIIFATIRPNNINPLEHDAGRSGDVQSLSVDIKDLRTVIKEVLRKATEGVDLSEAKVIVAGGRGVKSTEGFEPLKELADVLGGAVGASRGACDADYCDYALQIGQTGKVVTPDLYIACGISGAIQHLAGMSNSKVIVAINKDPEANIFKVADYGIVGDLFEVVPLLTEEIKALLVKS
- the trxA gene encoding thioredoxin; the protein is MAISNVTDQTFVTETSEGLVLADFWAPWCGPCKMIAPVLEEIDAELSDKVKIVKLDVDENQETAVKFGVMSIPTLVLFKDGEVVDKVIGFQPKEALVNLISKHA
- the uvrC gene encoding excinuclease ABC subunit UvrC; this translates as MKQHIKDKLALLPDQPGCYLMKDRQGVVIYVGKAKVLKNRVRSYFTGSHDGKTQRLVAEIEDFEYIVTSSNMEALILEMNLIKKYDPKYNIMLKDDKSFPFIKITAERHPRLIITRNVKKDKGKYFGPYPNVYAANETKKLLDRLYPLRKCTTLPSKVCLYYHIGQCLAPCEKPVKEETYKEMTEQITRFLNGGFKDIKKELHENMLKASDELDFERAKEYRDQISHIEATMEKQKVEFSDLADRDVFGYAVDKGWMCVQVFFVRQGKLIERDVSLFPFYDDPAEELLTFLGQFYEQPNHFKPQEVLLTNDVDLELAEGLLNVKVTQPKRGQKKDLVKLAVKNARIALQEKFSLIERDEERTIKAVENLGEAMGIYTPHRIEAFDNSNIQGVDPVSAMITFIDGKPARNEYRKYKIKTVQGPNDYESMREVVRRRYARVLRENLPLPDLIIVDGGKGHIEAVREVVEDEYGLEIPVAGLAKDDKHRTSQLLFGNPLQIIPLGRTSQEFYLLQRIQDEVHRFAITFHRQTRGKSTFQSTLDGIPGIGEKRKKLLLKHFGSLKKMKEAELSDFTSLGIPEASAKALKEKLDEQK
- a CDS encoding YslB family protein, which encodes MAKEEKIEENAPSIENGPLIPAFGYELIREFLLDDLLGKEGPQLLYWAGKQLGRRFPLSTIDETIAFFRDAGWGNLRVVKESNDEVKWELSGELIQRRYAINEHANFQLEAGFLAFQLENMKKVVSEAYEEQKKRANIVYFTVKTDNKDFL
- a CDS encoding succinate dehydrogenase cytochrome b558 subunit; the encoded protein is MESHREFNYRRLHSLLGVLPVGLFLVQHLVINNFATRGPEAFNKAAAFMEALPFRTALEIFIIALPILYHAVYGIYIAFTAKYSVGSYSYFRNWMFALQRITGIITVVFIVWHVWETRIQVFFGAHVNANMMVDILSNPFMVVFYMVGVLSAIFHFSNGLWSFAVRWGLIVTPKSQRIFTYITVGVFVILAVMSVRTLLAFINMA
- the sdhA gene encoding succinate dehydrogenase flavoprotein subunit gives rise to the protein MSKGNIIVVGGGLAGLMATIKIAEVGHKVELFSVVPVKRSHSVCAQGGINGAVNTKGEGDSPWEHFDDTVYGGDFLANQPQVKAMCDAAPSIIHMFDRMGVMFNRTPEGLLDFRRFGGTQYHRTAFAGATTGQQLLYALDEQVRRYEVAGLVQKYEGWEFLGAVLDDEKVCRGIVAQNLVSSDIQAFRADAVIMATGGPGIIFGKSTNSIINTGSAAAIVYQQGATYANGEFIQIHPTAIPGDDKLRLMSESARGEGGRIWTYKDGKPWYFLEEKYPAYGNLVPRDIATREIFDVCVNQKLGINGENMVYLDLSHKDPKELDIKLGGIIEIYEKFTGDDPRKLPMKIFPAVHYSMGGLWIDMDQMTNIPGLFAAGECDFSQHGANRLGANSLLSAIYGGSVAGPSAVRYVNGLERSADSLPDSLYDNHVFEQTEKWNHILSMNGTENAYSLHKELGEWMTDNVTVVRYNDKLQETDNKIQELLERWENINIHDTAKWSNQGASFTRQLFNMLQLARVITLGALKRDESRGAHYKPDFPDRNDEDFMKTTMADFVDSKSAPNIYYEDIDVSLIKPRKRDYTKSKGAN